TTGAGCCGGGTACCCGCCTACGCCTCTATAACCGGTGGGGTAAGGAAGTGTACGCGTCTGATAACTATGCGAATGACTGGATGGCGGCTGGGCAACCTGCCGGGATATATTACTACACCCTCGAAAATGAGCGGTTTTGTACCCCGCGCGTAAAAGGGTGGCTGGAAGTCGTAAAGTAAGCAGGCCAAGTCGGGCAGTTGCCGGGAGGTTCCTTACTTTTACCGGCACCAAAACGGATTTATCACACCAGTTTCTGCTTCATGAATTTTCGCACCGAGAAAGACACCATGGGCCCCGTACAGGTGCCCGCCGACGCCTACTACGGCGCCCAAACCCAGCGCTCCATTGATAACTTCCGCATTGCTCAGGATATCAATCGGATGCCGAAGGAAATCATCCGCGCTTTTGCTTATCTGAAGAAGGCCGCTGCGTTTACCAACCGCGACGCCGGCGTATTATCGGCCGAAAAAGCTGAACTGATTGGCCGCGTGTGCGATGAGATTCTGGAAGGCAAACTGGATGCGGAGTTTCCGCTGGTGGTGTGGCAAACCGGCTCGGGCACGCAGTCGAATATGAACGTGAACGAGGTGGTAGCTTACCGCGGCCACGTACTGCAGGGCGGTCAGCTCAGCGACGAGAAGAAAGCGCTGGCCCCCAACGACGACGTAAATAAGTCGCAAAGCTCGAACGACACCTTCCCCACGGCCATGCACATTGCGGCCTACAAAATATTGGTGGAAGTGACGATGCCCGGCATTGAGAAGCTGCGCGATACGCTCAAGCGCAAGTCGGAGGAGTATATGCACGTGGTAAAGATTGGCCGCACCCACCTCATGGACGCCACGCCGCTCACCGTCGGCCAAGAGTTTTCGGGCTATGTATCGCAGCTCGACCACGGCTTGCGGGCTATCAAAAACACGCTGGCGCACTTATCGGAGTTGGCCTTGGGCGGTACGGCCGTGGGTACGGGCATCAATACGCCCCCCAACTACTCCGAAAACGTAGCCAAGCACATTGCCGACTTAACGGGTCTGCCCTTTGTTACAGCCGAAAACAAATTTGAAGCCCTGGCTGCCCACGACGCGATTGTGGAAGCGCACGGTGCATTGAAAACGGTAGCGGCCTCGCTGATGAAGATTGCCAACGACATTCGTCTGCTGGCT
The window above is part of the Hymenobacter radiodurans genome. Proteins encoded here:
- the fumC gene encoding class II fumarate hydratase — translated: MNFRTEKDTMGPVQVPADAYYGAQTQRSIDNFRIAQDINRMPKEIIRAFAYLKKAAAFTNRDAGVLSAEKAELIGRVCDEILEGKLDAEFPLVVWQTGSGTQSNMNVNEVVAYRGHVLQGGQLSDEKKALAPNDDVNKSQSSNDTFPTAMHIAAYKILVEVTMPGIEKLRDTLKRKSEEYMHVVKIGRTHLMDATPLTVGQEFSGYVSQLDHGLRAIKNTLAHLSELALGGTAVGTGINTPPNYSENVAKHIADLTGLPFVTAENKFEALAAHDAIVEAHGALKTVAASLMKIANDIRLLASGPRAGIGELYIPDNEPGSSIMPGKVNPTQSEAMTMVAAQVMGNDVAINIGGMNGHFELNVFKPLMIYNFLHSARLIGDVCVSFNDKCAEGIKPIEENIKKHVNSSLMLVTALNPHIGYYKAAEIAQTAHREGSTLKETALKLGYLTEEQFNEWLKPEDMVGEIKK